A genomic stretch from Oreochromis aureus strain Israel breed Guangdong linkage group 17, ZZ_aureus, whole genome shotgun sequence includes:
- the msrb3 gene encoding methionine-R-sulfoxide reductase B3 isoform X2: MLRRLAGAGSSFRRQPLVSVTVLLLLLAGACRTKKTWPLRFTQEELRQRLTPMQYHVTQERGTESAFSGEFTYRTDEGTYTCVVCGSPLFSSNSKFDSGSGWPSFSDLMKEESITKADDFSYGMHRVEATCSQCGAHLGHLFDDGPRPTGKRYCINSASLAFQPKETASSASRGEAEGGAASSSASDEKTEL, translated from the exons ATGCTCCGAAGACTCGCCGGCGCGGGGAGCTCCTTCCGCCGCCAGCCGCTCGTCAGCGTCACggtcctgctgctgctcctcgcTG GAGCATGTAGGACTAAAAAGACATGGCCGCTGAGGTTCACacaggaggagctgagacagcgCCTCACACCAATGCAGTACCATGTGACCCAGGAAAGAGGAACTGAGAG CGCCTTCAGTGGAGAGTTCACATATCGTACAGATGAAGGGACCTACACCTGTGTTGTCTGTGGGTCCCCCCTGTTCAG tTCCAACTCTAAATTTGACTCTGGATCAG GTTGGCCATCCTTCAGCGACCTCATGAAGGAGGAATCCATTACTAAGGCTGATGACTTCTCCTATGGAATGCACAGAGTAGAGGCTACTTGCAGTCAG TGTGGAGCTCATCTGGGACACCTGTTTGATGATGGTCCGAGACCCACAGGGAAGCGATACTGCATCAATTCTGCCTCACTGGCATTTCAGCCTAAAGAGACCGCGTCCTCTGCCTCCAGGGGTGAAGCTGAGGGTGGAGCTGCCAGTAGCTCTGCGAGCGATGAGAAGACTGAGCTCTGA
- the msrb3 gene encoding methionine-R-sulfoxide reductase B3 isoform X1: MAVLFRRGLFVALHHALGQGSSSVCHPALPAALLGACRTKKTWPLRFTQEELRQRLTPMQYHVTQERGTESAFSGEFTYRTDEGTYTCVVCGSPLFSSNSKFDSGSGWPSFSDLMKEESITKADDFSYGMHRVEATCSQCGAHLGHLFDDGPRPTGKRYCINSASLAFQPKETASSASRGEAEGGAASSSASDEKTEL, from the exons ATGGCTGTCCTCTTCAGACGTGGCCTTTTTGTGGCCCTGCATCATGCCCTCGGGCAGGGTAGCAGCTCAGTCTGCCACCCCGCATTGCCTGCTGCTCTTCTAG GAGCATGTAGGACTAAAAAGACATGGCCGCTGAGGTTCACacaggaggagctgagacagcgCCTCACACCAATGCAGTACCATGTGACCCAGGAAAGAGGAACTGAGAG CGCCTTCAGTGGAGAGTTCACATATCGTACAGATGAAGGGACCTACACCTGTGTTGTCTGTGGGTCCCCCCTGTTCAG tTCCAACTCTAAATTTGACTCTGGATCAG GTTGGCCATCCTTCAGCGACCTCATGAAGGAGGAATCCATTACTAAGGCTGATGACTTCTCCTATGGAATGCACAGAGTAGAGGCTACTTGCAGTCAG TGTGGAGCTCATCTGGGACACCTGTTTGATGATGGTCCGAGACCCACAGGGAAGCGATACTGCATCAATTCTGCCTCACTGGCATTTCAGCCTAAAGAGACCGCGTCCTCTGCCTCCAGGGGTGAAGCTGAGGGTGGAGCTGCCAGTAGCTCTGCGAGCGATGAGAAGACTGAGCTCTGA
- the msrb3 gene encoding methionine-R-sulfoxide reductase B3 isoform X3, translating into MSGFNLLHLITKSQPVALRSCSLPSGACRTKKTWPLRFTQEELRQRLTPMQYHVTQERGTESAFSGEFTYRTDEGTYTCVVCGSPLFSSNSKFDSGSGWPSFSDLMKEESITKADDFSYGMHRVEATCSQCGAHLGHLFDDGPRPTGKRYCINSASLAFQPKETASSASRGEAEGGAASSSASDEKTEL; encoded by the exons ATGTCGGGCTTCAATCTGCTGCATCTAATAACCAAGAGTCAGCCTGTAGCTCTGAGGTCCTGCAGTCTTCCCTCAG GAGCATGTAGGACTAAAAAGACATGGCCGCTGAGGTTCACacaggaggagctgagacagcgCCTCACACCAATGCAGTACCATGTGACCCAGGAAAGAGGAACTGAGAG CGCCTTCAGTGGAGAGTTCACATATCGTACAGATGAAGGGACCTACACCTGTGTTGTCTGTGGGTCCCCCCTGTTCAG tTCCAACTCTAAATTTGACTCTGGATCAG GTTGGCCATCCTTCAGCGACCTCATGAAGGAGGAATCCATTACTAAGGCTGATGACTTCTCCTATGGAATGCACAGAGTAGAGGCTACTTGCAGTCAG TGTGGAGCTCATCTGGGACACCTGTTTGATGATGGTCCGAGACCCACAGGGAAGCGATACTGCATCAATTCTGCCTCACTGGCATTTCAGCCTAAAGAGACCGCGTCCTCTGCCTCCAGGGGTGAAGCTGAGGGTGGAGCTGCCAGTAGCTCTGCGAGCGATGAGAAGACTGAGCTCTGA